The genomic DNA TAATGTCTTCAAACTTACAAAATAGATTAGTTGTTAAAGATAGTTTAAAAAAATTTGTTGTAGAACTTGCAAAAAAAGCAAGTAGTTATGTTGCTTTTACAGCAGATCAAATTATGGATATGATAGATATCAATTATAGAGATGGACAAAATAAATCAATTATAGAAACAGATAAAGAAACAAAAATTGAAAAACTTTATATAACTGTAAAAGATGGCCACCAAAATGATATTAAAAATTATATATCTTATGGAGTTGCAAAAATTAATTTAAAAGAACAAATAGACTTAAAAACAGCTGCAACTCAAAAAGATTTAGGAAAAATAACTTTTATAAACATGGATTATGAAGAAGACCAAAAATCAAAAATTATTGTAGAATTCATGAATAAAAATTCTAATATCACTGTGGATAATGCCAGTCAATTTTCTATATCAAATTATAATTTAAAAGGTGGATTTGCAACAATAAATAATGGATTTAACGGTAGTTACACTAATGAAGTTACTGTTAAATTCATTGCTGATATTCAAAATAATGAGAATATTCAAAATTGAGATTTATCAATTATGAGCAATAGTCCAAATAGCGAAGAATGAACTGATTGAAGTTTTTTTGATGCAATGAAGCTAAAAAAAGATCCTAATTCAAGCGCTTTAAACGATGATGAATTAACTACTTTAATAAATTATATAATGAGTTTAGAAGATAGCGAACCTTACTCAATGTATTGAATTCAATTT from Spiroplasma tabanidicola includes the following:
- a CDS encoding lipoprotein; this encodes MKKLLTLLASIGLVSTASTAIIACNNTTQDVITDLNKISNKDLKTLVGKDQTPSLESIVQAINWYNDNISLTVDEVEFSGEPTTSKATIKAKDDAKIFKGKVNVTYNYSVGNAFSISIFEDAINNVGFGASLRPNSYNSGFLMSSNLQNRLVVKDSLKKFVVELAKKASSYVAFTADQIMDMIDINYRDGQNKSIIETDKETKIEKLYITVKDGHQNDIKNYISYGVAKINLKEQIDLKTAATQKDLGKITFINMDYEEDQKSKIIVEFMNKNSNITVDNASQFSISNYNLKGGFATINNGFNGSYTNEVTVKFIADIQNNENIQNWDLSIMSNSPNSEEWTDWSFFDAMKLKKDPNSSALNDDELTTLINYIMSLEDSEPYSMYWIQFNEGKKYFLDTQGSGEEQGKVKFSDFKNDFLSIFDVTVNTNDVPSENEGPFDATGSITIEVKKGQENKYLDKGYILSGKLKTWYSV